The DNA sequence CGCCCATCCGTTTGATTGAGCGACGAAAGCTGCGTTCCAACTCAATGGTTGTTTGCTCATCGTTGGTGGTACTGGATACACCCAAAGGACCATTGGTGGTGTTATGTGTCGAAGAGGTTGGTTTAACGATGGATATTTTGCTTTCAAACTGTGCCCACTCAGGGGTTGAATGAGAAGGTTTATGTGGCGAAACAAAATACCCAGCTTGAGGTCGAGAATGTATCCAGCCTTGTGATTCCAGTTCTTGGTAACAGCTCACCACGGTCGACATGCTGATGGCCTGTTGCTTGGCCAATTGACGCAGCGAAGGCATGCGTCCGCCTTCCGGTCTTTTGCCGGTTTCTATCTCATCGATAAACTGATTGGCTAGCTTTCTGTAGATGCTCATTGTCACGACCGTTATTAACTGTACTGGTTTTTATTATAAAAATTGTATCTGTACTGGTTTTGTTGTTCAAGGGATACTCATTCAAAACAAAGGAGGGGTGAGTATGAAAAGAAATGATTTGTTGTTAGCGGTATTCGTTATGGCAATTTGGGGGGTCAATTTCTCGATGATCAAAATGGGTGTGACCAACGTTCATCCATTATTGGCCACTGCTGCGCGTTTTTCGCTAGCGGTGATTCCGGTGATATTTTTCGTGGCGAGACCTAATGTTGCTTGGCGCTACTTAGTCAGTTATGGCTTTGTGTTCGGTGTGGGAATTTGGGGTATGGCTTCATGGTCGATTACTGCGGGTTTGTCTTCCGGGCTTTCATCGGTATTGCTTTCAACCAACGTATTAATCGGCATGGCGGTTGGCGTGTGGGTGTTCAAGGAGAGTGCTTCCGTTCGCAAACTAATGGGTGCGATGCTAGCCATGTGTGCGTTAGCAGTGTTGGTTTCGGCAGCAACGGGCAACGTGACACTCAATGGTGTTATCTTGATTATGATAGCGGCATGCAGCTGGACCTTGATGGGCGTGATTGTTAAGGCATCTAAAACCACTCAGGCTTTTGCATTTAATGTGTGGGGGATGCTGTTTGCTCCGCTGCCACTGGTGTTATTTGCCGTGATGTTACACGGTGACCAAATTATCTGGCAGGGTATTGAACAGTGGGATTGGAACACTACGATTGCCGTGTTGTTTCAGGCTTACCCAACCACGCTATTTGGTTACTGGGTGTGGAATAAGTTGTTGATCCAATATCCGTTAAGTACGACCGCGCCGCTAACCTTGTTAGTGCCTATCTTCGCATTGATCAGTGGCTACTTTATGTATGACGAAGTACTGTCAGTCGCCCAAGTTGTCGCATCGGTGCTGTTCTTAGTCGGGATTGGCTTAATCGTGAAACCTGCGAAGACACCGAGCGTTAAAACATCAGATAGCGCAGACGATAATGGAAAGCTTGTTAAGCAGTCGTGATTTGATTCGCTGCAAAGAAGCACGATGTAGATTAATCATCGAAACTACAGTGTTGAATAAAAACGAAGGCCTCGCAATTGCGGGGCCTTTGTGTGTATGTTTCACAATGAGTTATCGTTTCCATATTGAATTTTTGTGTCTACTTAGGACTATCTAGTGCCTGATTACGAAGTGTTCTGGAGAAATGAACTCATTGTTGTTATGTTATATCGTAACAATAAAGCAAGGGTGACTTGCACTTTCGATATTTGGAAATCAATGACATGGACAACATTAATCAAGTCTTACTGGTTGCTGGAACACACGGTAACGAGCTCTCAGGAATCTATTTAAACAAACTCATCAAAGAGCGTTTGTATGCCGCCGATCGTTCAACGTTTTCGACTACTTCTGTTACCGCAAATCCTAAAGCGGTAGAGCAGAACGTTCGATATGTTGATACCGACCTAAATCGTCAGTTTTCTAATGCTAACAACGACGATACTTCAGGTTTAGCTGAGTACACAGTCGCACGACAGTTTATAGATAGACACGCAAGCAAAGAGCAGCAATTGATCGTGGATTTGCACAACACGACCAGCAATATGGGAGCGACATTAATCTTGCTTTCCAATGATGCTTTCTACCAAAAAATGGGCGCTTACGTGAAACAGCGAATGCCAGAAGCCAATATTCTGTTTGAAGATAGAAAGCCTTGGGATGAGCAGCCTTACCTTTGCACAACAGGCAATTGTGGAGTGATGATTGAAGTTGGCGCTCAGGCACATGGCTCACTTAAGTTCGATACTCTCAAACTGATGAAGCAGATGCTGACCATGGTTCTTGATTACGTTGAGAAGCATAACCTTAACCAAGTACAAGCGTTAGAAGACTACAGCGCCTTCTTCTATGTTGAAGAGGTCAATGTTCCACTTGGTCCCGATGGTATGCGAGTAGCCACAGTACACCCAGCGATCTGTGGTCGAGATTTCGAGGTAGTGAAGCAAGGGGAGCCTTTGCTCGCGACTTTCTTTGGTTATGATATCTATTGGGAGCGCGAACAAGATATCTATCCCCATTTCATTAATGAAAGTGCTTACGCTAAAGCCAACATTGCAATGGCACTGGCAGAAAAGCGTTTGGTTTCGGTGAGTTAGTGATTTACACATAGCTGATTGGTTAAAAAGCCCTATGAATGTATCAATCCATAGGGCTTTGATTTTAGGGTGGGATAAGGGTTAACCAGTTCTGGTTAAATCTGACACGCCAACAATTGGTTCTCTAGGTCACTATCTATGCTTTGGCCTATAACCTCAATTCTGGTTTCATTGCATTCATCAAGTTCACACTCTGTTAGACCATCTTCCGTTAAGTTGTAACCAAAGATGCCGCTTTGAGTGATGAACACCGCTTTCATTCGTTCGGCTTTGAGTCCAACTAATACATTAAGCAATTGCTGACGGTCGAACAGTTTGTCAGCCGCGAATCGCCAACCAATACTTTCAAACCCTTCACCTTGGTTGCTCGCCTTTATCATGCCGCTTTCTGGCATCGGTAATTCAGAAGCGAGTGGCTTATCTTGTTTATGATCATGGTGGTGATGGTGCCGATGAGCTTGATGATGGTAAAAGCTGGTGTTTCCATCAAACTCGTCTGAAGGGATCTTACCGTGATGGGCAAATATTAGCTTGGTGTCTGGGTGACAAACCTGTGCGACGTACTCAGCCAGTTTTTCTGCATCGCCACTTTTGTAGAGGTCGACTTTATTACCCACAATGGTGTCGGCAATGGTGATTTGCTGATTGAAGGTATCGTGTTCAGAATAGCGTGTGTCAGAAAGCTTGCGGGCATCAACCAAAGTAATGTTTTTCTGCAGTGACAGTACTTTGCGATAGTGCTCTGAAGACAAGACTTCTAGCACTTCTTTAGGGTGACCAAGCCCGGTTGGCTCAATCAATAAGCGATCAGGTTTTGCCTCAGACAGCAGTTGATTCAGTGCGATCTGCATCGGTAAACCAGCCGCGCAACACATACAGCCGCCAGGCACTTCACGAATAAACACTTGTTGTTTGCTGTCGTTCCCTTGGATCAAACTGCCATCAACGCCAATTTCTCCAAATTCGTTCACCAAAATAGCCCAGTTTTCATCAGCGGGCTTATTCTTCATTAGGTTGAGAATCGCAGTGGTTTTACCCACGCCGAGAAAGCCGGTAATGATATTGGTTGGAATACCCAAGATAGGCTTTTTATCAGAGCTCATTGGCAATTCTCCGATAACCTTGCACAAGGGTATGGTTTGCTGAAACGACCGATTCTGAAAACGCAGAATACTCAGGTGGGACCTTGGAGATATTGTTCAAATCAAACCCTGAGCCAATATTGGTCATCGGTGGTACGTGGAAGTTCTCGGGTAAGTCATGCCCGTCTACCACGCAGTTATGGCGAATCACACAACCTTTGCCAATCACCGCATTAAAGACCACAGAGTTGAAGCCAATAAAAACGTCGTCACAGACCTCGCAAGGGCCATGAATAATCGAGCGATGGGCGATGGATGAACGTTCACCAATGGTGACGGCAGCGCCAGCTTTTGAGTGAATAACCACACCGTCTTGAATATTGGTATCACGCTTGATTACGATGGCTTCCATATCGCCTTGTTCATTGATTTCGTCAGCACGAATAACGGCGTAAGGGCCAATAAACACGTTATCATCAATGATGACCTTGCCACAGATGATGGCCGTTGGATCAATGAAAGCGGTCTCCGATACTTTTGGCATATGGCCGCTTGGATTTCTTCTTAACATATTGAGCTCTTTTATTTTTTCGTAATGCCACTGGGCATACCACCATTGATGGCGCTGGGCATTTATGTATCGACGCATTCATCGCACACGCAGTTAATCTCCAATTGAGGGCTGACCACGGTGAAACCTTCTTGTTTAATGTGGGATTGAAGCCCGTGAATCATGGCAGGGTCGATGGTTTGCTCGCTGATTTTGTCGCACTTTGAGCAAATTAAAAATTGAGGGATACCATGCTCATGTTCGCAAAGGATATGGTCGCAGAGGATGTATTTGTTGGAGACTTTAAGTTTGTGCGCTAAGTGATGCTCTTCAAGAAACTCCAACACCCTATAAACCGACATTGCTTGAACATGCTGGTCAAAGTGCTCTTTACAATAATCAACGATTTCATAGGCTGACAGCGCTTTATTGGCATGAATCAAGGTTCGCAGAATTAACTGTCTTTTGGCCGTAAATTGTTTGCCACTGACTTTACAGCCCTGTTTTACATGTTCAATGATCGCTTCAATGTCTCTCATTCAATCTACATAATTAATGACAATATTGATATGTTATAACATATCAATTTGAAGTATGGAACGTACTTTTTCTTTGTGGGTGTCTAGGATAAATACTCAGGGTGATGAATATTAGTTTTGGCTGAGGTAGGTAATGAAAAGACTCGCCAAGCAATCATGGCGAGGGCTTACGGAATAAGGAGCATGCTGAAATTTTTAAACCAAATTTACTGGCGCTTTGAGTGTTGGGTGGAAAATACCCTTGGCGCCCATGTCGACAATGGCATAGTCGTTGACTCCTTCAGTCATTCGGTTGTGCGACTGACTAATCTTTAGTGTTTTTAACATTAACTCCTCAAGCTTAGCGTTATATTCTTTAAATTCGTCTTCGGTCAGCCTAAGCCTGGCAGTAATAAAGTAAGCCTGTTTGTTACGTGCATCGATATATTGCACGGCCTGTTTTAATGCATCTATGACTTGATTTTTGAACGTGACGCTAAATTGCGCTTGTTCAGAGAAAGCTGTATTTGTAGGTACAATGACGTGGAATTTTAAGCCAGATAACATCGTTATTAGTTTTAACTGTTCAAGTTTCCTGAGGTAGATATGCAGTGATGGTTCGTTTAAATCATAACTGGCCATTAACTGTTGAGCGTTTGCTCCTTCATTTACAATATCTTGGAAAATAGTAAATAACGGCGGCTCTTTACAGAAGGCTGCATCTTGCTCATCCGTAAATAGTGATACCGAGGCTAATGCTTCTTCTGCTTCTGTGATAATGGCTGATAGAGGAAGCTGAATTAATTCACATATCTTTTGTAACTTCAAAATAGAGAGCGATTGATGGCCGTTCAGCAATCGTTTAATGCTTATTTCGGAAGTTTTTGTGAACTCTGAAACTTCTTTATAAGAGATACCCGCCTTTTTTAAATGGCGTTTGATTGTTGTGCAAATTTCGTCGTCAAGTGCGTCCATTACTCTATACCATCGCTATTTCATACACCTAAGGTAGCATAAAGTGTCACTTTTATTATTCTCTTTGAAATGTAAGCGATCTTTTTTGATACTTCCTTTCGGTAATCAATACTATTTGAGAGGTTGCGATGAATTTAAGGTTAGGGAATATCAATGTTGTTGTCACTGGAGGTTCTAGTGGAATTGGGGCGAAAATAGTTGAAGGCTTTGCTAACGAAGGGGCGAATGTTTGGTTCTGTGGCCGTTCTCAACATCGGATAGATAAGCTGCTTAAACAACTTGGAAAGGCGCCAAAGCAAGTGGTCGGAAAAGTGGTCGATGTCCATAATTTGGTACAAATGAAAGCTTGGATCGAGTCAATTCCGAATATCGATATTTTTGTTCCCAATGTAAGTGCACTCTCTGATGAATGGGAAGATGTTCTGCAAAAAGACATTGCAGCCACGCAACAGGGTATTGCGTTAGTTTTACCTAAATTGCTTGAGTCGCGTTGCGCAGCAATTACCTATATTGGGTCGAAAGCGAGTGGATATACAGTTTGTAACGCCAATGCTTATGGAGCAGGGAAGGCCGCGCTTGCCCATTATATGAAGTCCTTGTCTTTGACCTACGTTCGTAAGGTGAGAGTCAATACTGTTTCGCCTGGAGACACATATATTGCTGATGGTTTATGGGGGCGGTGTAAGCGTGAAGAGCCGGACACTTTCCAGAAAGTTATCGATAGAAATCCAATGGGTCGCTTAGCTACCCCTGAAGAAGTAGCCAACGTGGTGACCTTTATTTCTAGTCCTGCTGCGAGTTTTGTTTCTGGGGCAAACTGGTACGTAGATGGAGCATCGACCAGCCATGTTCAATACTAGCCGTATCGGCTAGGTTGTTTATGCAAAGGTGAGCTTTATTATGTTAACTTCTAAACAAGTGACTCCGTGGGAAGCGTAACTCAGTAAGGTTTTATTCAGGCTAATTCGAATTAAATGCTGAAATGATACAAATCTCATATTTAATAACGCTTATTTAATAACCTCTGTTGAGTCCGATATCAAATCAAGTCGCTGATTTTATTGGGTATAGGATAAAAGTCTCAAAAATTATCATTTAGGTCTCTAAAGTATTAAATTCTATTTTTAGTTAATTAATAGGCATGTTGTTCTATTTGATGGTGGTTAAGTAGATGTTTTTTAGCCATATATGTGAATTTACAAGCGACTTATCTTTCTGATTTGAAAGAATAATTAAATAGTTGAGATAAAAAAGTTGGCGAAAATCAGAAGCTTGGCATACACTTTCCTTGTAAACGACCTTATCTCATTGATTGAATAGGGTAAATGCTTTGGCGCTACTGGCGATGGTAGCAATGTATAACATAGCTTTGAGGAAAGTTTTATGGCACTCACTAAAGCCGATTTGGCTGAGAACCTGTTTGAAACACTCGGATACAGCAAGCGGGATGCCAAGGAAACGGTTGAAGTGTTTTTCGAAGAAGTTCGTAAGGCACTTGAAAATGGCGAACAGGTAAAACTGTCTGGTTTTGGTAACTTTGATCTTCGTGAGAAAAACGAGCGACCTGGTCGTAACCCGAAAACTGGTGAAGACATTCCAATTTCTGCTCGACGTGTTGTTACTTTTAGACCGGGACAAAAATTAAAGGCCCGAGTCGAGAATATTAAAATCGAGAAGTAGCCAAGCAATAGACCACGCCTAGCGTGGTCTTTTTGTATCTATCCCAAGGAAAAACACCCATTCAATCTCTAACGGCTTTAACTTCCAAATTCCAAACCCAATCCTAGATTCACCATTCACCATTCACCATTCACCGTCATTATGCCCATCTCTTTAGATTCGTTGATTTCACGGTTGGTTCTCAACCCCACAGCTTAAGACTGATGTATTTCCGAGCCTGTCATAACTTTATCTGCACCATATACTTTTAAAGTTCACCCAATTGTCTAGTTTGCTTCTTATGCTTGTACTAGGAACTCAGTGTAAACAGATACAAAAAACACTAGACCGATCGGTTTGTTTTGTTTATTGTGTCAGCAGTACAGAGTGAAAGGGTGGCTGAAAATCAGGAAATTTCTGCACAGAGCCTTTCAAACAGGCAGTTCAAAGAGAGAATCGCATCTATGACACTAGCATTGGAAAGTTATCTATTCATTGGGTTTTCAATGGCGCTATTGAGTCTTTGGAAAACGTATTCAGGGCCTGCTCTGGCAGCGCTCATGTCATATTCATACCCTGAAATGCTATTATTTAATCTACTTCCCGCATTACTGGCAGCTTATGTTGGGTGGAAGGTCGCGCCAGTTTATTCGAGCATTTTTAATCGCCACAAAACCGTTGCTTTTAAGCCCAAGCTGAGACGCTTTATGAAGCGATGGAATAAATATGGTCAACTTACGATGGCTGTTTTAGCCCCTGTTCTGGTGGGAATTCCAAGCTACACCTTTGTTTCGAAGCGGCTTAATCAAGGTTGGAGAAAGACGTTCGCCATGCTGACGTTGTCGATCTTAGGTTGGAGTGGTTTGGCTTATGGCTGTTTCTTGTTACTCGATGTTGAGCAGTACATTGCCATCGAAAGCATCATACCTAACGCAATGCTTGAAGAAATTAAATAGTACACAGTAAGTGTTAATCGACTAAATGGTGAAACTAATATGAACAAATCAATAATTATTGCTGGTGCGAGTGGCCTAGTCGGTAAAGAAACGCTTGCTGCACTGCTTAAAAGTGATGAGGTAAATCGCGTTTATGCATTGTCTCGACATCGATTGGCTGTTGAAGGTTCTAAGTTGACTCAAGTGATTGACGAAGCGCTGTCAGTCTCTCCAGACATCACAATGGATCAACCGCCAGAGATTGGCATCATTGCTTTGGGTAGCACGATTAAGAAAGCTGGCACGAAAGAAAAACTGCGCGAAATTGATGTCCATTTAGTCACAGCTACCGCTGAGAAAATGCAGCAGCTTGGCGTAGGTCACATCATTGTTGTGTCATGCCTTGGAGCGGATATTAACGCTCGTTCCCATTACCTTCGTTGCAAAGGTGAGATGGAAGCAAAGGTCGAATCTCTGGGTTTTGAACAAACGACTTTTTTACATCCCGGGCCTTTAGCGGGCGACCGTGATGAGAAAAGAACGGATGAAAAATTTCTGCAAGGTTTATTGAAAATTGTTAAGCCGCTAATGATCGGCAATCTAAGTAAATATGTCCCGATTGAGTCGTCTGTTATTGCTCAAAGCATTTTGACGATATCGATGATGCCCCATTCCAATCAGGTTGAAAGATTGAACTCGGTTGCGATGAATCAGCTCATTTCTTAGCGTGAATCTGCGTTCACTCTACTGATACTGATACTGTATAGGTATAGGTATAGCTTTGTTGGGCATGTGATTAAAAATTAAGAGGTTATCAATGAAAAACTGCTCTTTAATGATGTTGCTGGCGTTACCTTTGATGGGATGTGAGTCAACAGTTGATCCCATTGCTTATGTCTCTGAGCTACAAGCCGTCGATCAGAATGCTTTGACCGTCGAAGCTAATGCCCAAGGGCAAAATTTAGATCATGTGCTGACTATCGACCATTCTCGTTTAGCGGAACAAGCAGGAGAGTATTTGGCTCCAAGTCGTGTGGATTTCTACACCAATGACGCTCTTAATACCGCATTACTAAAACTCAACCCGGAAGTAGGACTCGATCTGCCTTTTCGAGTTTTAAACTACATGGAAGGCGGGATTCAAAAGACGGTCTACACAGACGCGGAGTTTATTCAAAAAAGACATGGGATCACAGATGAACCCACGCTTACACAATACCAACTGCAGGTTGAGCAGCTTGTTCGTGGGCTAGACAACGTTTCTGCGGTTAATAGTGACACCTTAGAGCAAGGGTATGGCATTGAAGCGCTTGAATCTAATTATGACTTTGAGACGACCTTAAAGAATATTAAGCGAGATGTTCTTGAACAAGATGACACGGTTTGGTTTATGAATTGGGACTACAAGGCTCAGGCCGAATCGATTGGACAATCGATTCCTAAAGCAACTTTGTTGGTGTTTGGAGGGCCAGCTCCTGGCGCGACCGCGATGACTGATTTTCCTAGCATTGGTCTAGATGCTTTTGGTCAAAAGGTTCTTGTTATCGAGCAAGGGGACAAGGTTATTGTGCTCTATAACGACATTGTCGAGATGTCGGAACTGCATTACGGTGATAACGCAATATCTCACAAGATCATTAACTTTCGATTAAGCAAAACCCTTGGCGGATCAGTATCGAAGTAGGGGGTGTTTTTACTAGAAGCGCTATTTGTTTGCTAAGCGGTTCCAGTAAGTCTGTATATCTATATCTATATCTATATCTATATCTATATCTATAGTTTACCAATTACCAATTACCAATTACCAATTACCAATTACCATCGCATGAGCTCTGTTTACGCCCGTCAAGCAGAGATCTTATGTCTAGTTATTCTCCACAGTCGATCAATACCTGCCATTTCAGCTCAGTCATACAACTTTGTTCCCAGCACCTTATCTTGTATCCATACATCGATGCCCGTCTTTATTAATTACCCGTGCATTTAAAATGGACAGCTAGGCAGTATGTATTCAATGCGTCTTATTTGTTTTTTAAATCCGTTCAGTGAAATTGAACAGAGGTTAAATCTAATTGAATTTAAATCACTCGAGTGATTTGCTGTAATGCGCTCAATAAACAGCCAGTTAATCTGTTTTGTTGATCTAAATCTAAGGAGAAGCTTTGCGTAAGTCCGCTTTAGCTTTGATGTTACTCTTTTTATCGACTGTCGCTTCGGCAGCGGAGTACCAGCAACTCGCCAAGATGTGCATTGCTTGTCATGGCAGTAACAACGACACCTCGTTTCCCTCTATCCCTAACCTTAGGTGGCAAAATCAAGTCTACCTTACTGAGCAACTGACTGACTTTAAAAGTGGTAAGCGTGAGGACAAAACGATGTCCAAAGTCGCGCAACTATTGTCAGAAGAAGACATCAAGAAGTTAGCCAATTACTTTTACCAACTGAATAACACAGGGTCACCGCAATGAGTTTAGATAGAAGACTGTTCCTTAAAGCCGCGCTTTCAGCAACCGCAGTATCTGCATTGCCGGTGTCGTGGGTATTTGCCGCAAATCGCCCTGAAGGTTTAACTGCACTGGATATCAACGCATTAACGTGGGCAAAAGCTGAAGATCTACCGGATTACTACACCGTTTTAAATACCAACCCTTTGAATGCGTATCCGCCAGAAAGTATGCTTGCGCCAGCCGTGACTCCTGCTGATGTTCCCTTTGTTCGTTGGAATGGCTTGATGCCTGATTTTACGGAGATGGACCCTGATACTTGGACCTTCGAGGTGAAAGGTGAATCGGTAAAGCAAAGCAAAACCTATACGATCGCAGAGTTGAAATCGAAGTTTAAGCATCATACTCAAAGCTTGGTTTTAGAGTGTGGTGGTAACAGCCGTAATAACTTTTATCCAAGCACCAAAGGCAATCAATGGAGCAATGCTGGCGTCTATTGTTCGCAGTGGACAGGTGTGTTGCTGAGTGATGTGCTTAAAGACTGTGGAATTAAAGATGATGCGGTTTACGTCGGTAACCATGGCTTTGATAAGCACTTGAGTGGTAAAGGTGAGGCGATTTCACGTGGCGTTCCTATTGCAGCTGCGATGAACGATAACGCCTTAATTGCATGGGAAATG is a window from the Vibrio splendidus genome containing:
- a CDS encoding EamA family transporter, with product MKRNDLLLAVFVMAIWGVNFSMIKMGVTNVHPLLATAARFSLAVIPVIFFVARPNVAWRYLVSYGFVFGVGIWGMASWSITAGLSSGLSSVLLSTNVLIGMAVGVWVFKESASVRKLMGAMLAMCALAVLVSAATGNVTLNGVILIMIAACSWTLMGVIVKASKTTQAFAFNVWGMLFAPLPLVLFAVMLHGDQIIWQGIEQWDWNTTIAVLFQAYPTTLFGYWVWNKLLIQYPLSTTAPLTLLVPIFALISGYFMYDEVLSVAQVVASVLFLVGIGLIVKPAKTPSVKTSDSADDNGKLVKQS
- a CDS encoding aspartoacylase; the encoded protein is MDNINQVLLVAGTHGNELSGIYLNKLIKERLYAADRSTFSTTSVTANPKAVEQNVRYVDTDLNRQFSNANNDDTSGLAEYTVARQFIDRHASKEQQLIVDLHNTTSNMGATLILLSNDAFYQKMGAYVKQRMPEANILFEDRKPWDEQPYLCTTGNCGVMIEVGAQAHGSLKFDTLKLMKQMLTMVLDYVEKHNLNQVQALEDYSAFFYVEEVNVPLGPDGMRVATVHPAICGRDFEVVKQGEPLLATFFGYDIYWEREQDIYPHFINESAYAKANIAMALAEKRLVSVS
- a CDS encoding CobW family GTP-binding protein, whose protein sequence is MSSDKKPILGIPTNIITGFLGVGKTTAILNLMKNKPADENWAILVNEFGEIGVDGSLIQGNDSKQQVFIREVPGGCMCCAAGLPMQIALNQLLSEAKPDRLLIEPTGLGHPKEVLEVLSSEHYRKVLSLQKNITLVDARKLSDTRYSEHDTFNQQITIADTIVGNKVDLYKSGDAEKLAEYVAQVCHPDTKLIFAHHGKIPSDEFDGNTSFYHHQAHRHHHHHDHKQDKPLASELPMPESGMIKASNQGEGFESIGWRFAADKLFDRQQLLNVLVGLKAERMKAVFITQSGIFGYNLTEDGLTECELDECNETRIEVIGQSIDSDLENQLLACQI
- a CDS encoding carbonate dehydratase; the protein is MLRRNPSGHMPKVSETAFIDPTAIICGKVIIDDNVFIGPYAVIRADEINEQGDMEAIVIKRDTNIQDGVVIHSKAGAAVTIGERSSIAHRSIIHGPCEVCDDVFIGFNSVVFNAVIGKGCVIRHNCVVDGHDLPENFHVPPMTNIGSGFDLNNISKVPPEYSAFSESVVSANHTLVQGYRRIANEL
- a CDS encoding Fur family transcriptional regulator — its product is MRDIEAIIEHVKQGCKVSGKQFTAKRQLILRTLIHANKALSAYEIVDYCKEHFDQHVQAMSVYRVLEFLEEHHLAHKLKVSNKYILCDHILCEHEHGIPQFLICSKCDKISEQTIDPAMIHGLQSHIKQEGFTVVSPQLEINCVCDECVDT
- a CDS encoding helix-turn-helix domain-containing protein; the protein is MDALDDEICTTIKRHLKKAGISYKEVSEFTKTSEISIKRLLNGHQSLSILKLQKICELIQLPLSAIITEAEEALASVSLFTDEQDAAFCKEPPLFTIFQDIVNEGANAQQLMASYDLNEPSLHIYLRKLEQLKLITMLSGLKFHVIVPTNTAFSEQAQFSVTFKNQVIDALKQAVQYIDARNKQAYFITARLRLTEDEFKEYNAKLEELMLKTLKISQSHNRMTEGVNDYAIVDMGAKGIFHPTLKAPVNLV
- a CDS encoding SDR family NAD(P)-dependent oxidoreductase → MNLRLGNINVVVTGGSSGIGAKIVEGFANEGANVWFCGRSQHRIDKLLKQLGKAPKQVVGKVVDVHNLVQMKAWIESIPNIDIFVPNVSALSDEWEDVLQKDIAATQQGIALVLPKLLESRCAAITYIGSKASGYTVCNANAYGAGKAALAHYMKSLSLTYVRKVRVNTVSPGDTYIADGLWGRCKREEPDTFQKVIDRNPMGRLATPEEVANVVTFISSPAASFVSGANWYVDGASTSHVQY
- the ihfA gene encoding integration host factor subunit alpha, which encodes MALTKADLAENLFETLGYSKRDAKETVEVFFEEVRKALENGEQVKLSGFGNFDLREKNERPGRNPKTGEDIPISARRVVTFRPGQKLKARVENIKIEK
- a CDS encoding NAD(P)H-binding protein, coding for MNKSIIIAGASGLVGKETLAALLKSDEVNRVYALSRHRLAVEGSKLTQVIDEALSVSPDITMDQPPEIGIIALGSTIKKAGTKEKLREIDVHLVTATAEKMQQLGVGHIIVVSCLGADINARSHYLRCKGEMEAKVESLGFEQTTFLHPGPLAGDRDEKRTDEKFLQGLLKIVKPLMIGNLSKYVPIESSVIAQSILTISMMPHSNQVERLNSVAMNQLIS
- a CDS encoding DUF302 domain-containing protein; amino-acid sequence: MKNCSLMMLLALPLMGCESTVDPIAYVSELQAVDQNALTVEANAQGQNLDHVLTIDHSRLAEQAGEYLAPSRVDFYTNDALNTALLKLNPEVGLDLPFRVLNYMEGGIQKTVYTDAEFIQKRHGITDEPTLTQYQLQVEQLVRGLDNVSAVNSDTLEQGYGIEALESNYDFETTLKNIKRDVLEQDDTVWFMNWDYKAQAESIGQSIPKATLLVFGGPAPGATAMTDFPSIGLDAFGQKVLVIEQGDKVIVLYNDIVEMSELHYGDNAISHKIINFRLSKTLGGSVSK
- a CDS encoding c-type cytochrome encodes the protein MRKSALALMLLFLSTVASAAEYQQLAKMCIACHGSNNDTSFPSIPNLRWQNQVYLTEQLTDFKSGKREDKTMSKVAQLLSEEDIKKLANYFYQLNNTGSPQ
- a CDS encoding sulfite oxidase; its protein translation is MSLDRRLFLKAALSATAVSALPVSWVFAANRPEGLTALDINALTWAKAEDLPDYYTVLNTNPLNAYPPESMLAPAVTPADVPFVRWNGLMPDFTEMDPDTWTFEVKGESVKQSKTYTIAELKSKFKHHTQSLVLECGGNSRNNFYPSTKGNQWSNAGVYCSQWTGVLLSDVLKDCGIKDDAVYVGNHGFDKHLSGKGEAISRGVPIAAAMNDNALIAWEMNGEPIPYLHGYPLRTVFGGRPASVSQKCTTGISIRNKIHDGHKMAAPAYQVPKNPIAPGEKVNNKDFRIIEEMIVKSLITSPKSGTEFALGKKVKVSGHAWAGLRSVEKLQVSYDYGTTWHDAKLNKPANKGAWQQWEADLDLPTTGYYEIWTKATDSEGDSQPVVQPQWNPKGYLFNGCHRIAVRVS